ATGCAAATCGCTGTGTAAGTGTCAGTGGTTATTGAACCTTCTCCAAACATGATAAAGCACAACTTTGTCTACCACGATTCGATGAGCCACAAGCCTAGCAAGTCGAATGAGAGCATAGCAATGGATCCTTGGGAGAAATATAGCATGTCCTGATCTATGAAGCCATTTTCCATTGATTGGCTTATGTTCTTTGGATCTCCAAATTTTCCCCTTTTGCTTAGTCTGAATGCCCATactcttattctttttttgtttgtgtgaCATGTACAATTACAGGCTGGATCTCTTATTAAATATGCCTCTTTTTCTTTATATGCCACCTCTGGCAAATGAGACTTTAGCACAAACACATTGCCAAAAGGTCAAACCAAAGTTGTATAAAAGTTGCTTTTGTTCATAATATGTATTGAAATATGTTTCCACATAACATGCTTTTGAAGCACTGCTGTAATCTTTCCTTATTGAGCATaattattttcttctgttttagATATTATGGATGAGGGACATAGTGTTGCAGTCTTGATGCCAAAAATTGAGGAGCAAGATGCTGTAGTGATCGCTGAAACGATCATTGAACCAACCTTTGACAGCATCAAAGATGGGACACCTTACAAAAGAACAGATCCATTAAATTACGTTATTCAAAAACTCAGCAAATTAGTAGAGAATGAGAAGTCAAAGCGATGTGTGCTAATTGGGAAACGTTCTCACTCAGACAGTTCCTTGTCAATTGAAACTGGAATTCGCGACTTCCCTGCCAAGAATATTGAGGTACCTCCTCTGTCCCCACCAAAAAAGGTTAAAAAGGACACCCCCGCTCAAGACGGAAGTGAAACAATTCCACAACAGAGCAAAAAGACAGTGTGCTACCAATGTAGTCTCTGTAAATCGATATGTGCTTCTTTTGAGTTGTTAAGCGAGCACATTAAGCAGCACGGTGAGAATAACGAAGTAATATTAATGTGTTCTGAGTGCCATTATACATCCAAACAACAAGAGGAACTTGAGGCTCACATTAGAAACCACTATGAAAGTAACAAACCCCCTGTGCAATCAAAAGTCAAACCACAACAAGGCCTGCATCTTTCAAATGCAGCATTTCAAGGAGTCGGTGGAGTGAGTGATCGTTGTATTACGAATCGGAGAAATTGGGATTGTAATGAGTCACATACGCCTACGTCCACATCTGTGCTGGGAATGGGTATTAAAAAATGGTACACTTACGAACAGTATGGCATgtatcggtgcttaatttgtagctACACTTGTGGCCAGCAGAGAATGTTGAAGACGCATGCGTGGAAACATGCTGGGGAAGTTGACTGCTCTTATCCAGTATTTGAGGACGAGAATGAGCCTGCAAGCTTGCCTGATTCAACTGTTGCACAAACTCCACAGGGGAGCGAAGCAGTTGTTTTATCATTGGAAAACAAAGTGTGTCCCCCCAATCAGCGTCCTTTGCAGGTTCAAATGTCTGAGCATTTTTCACACCAGTTAATGCCAAATGAATCAATTGTTCAAGGGACCCAAGTATTGAGCCATCCCGATCCCCCCACCGTTACAGCAGAAATTGTATTGGAGGAAGAGACTATGTCTGATATAGAGCAGGATAATGTGATCACTGATAGCCTGCTTTCTTCAGCTCAGAAAATCATCAACTGTAGTGAAAATACAAAAGGCCATGTGAATGTAATAGTCGAACGTCTGCCCAGCGCTGAAGAAACTGTTTTGCAGAAACCCTTCATAAGAAGTGCTGACATTGAGGTAGAAAAGAAACTCATTTCAGAGGCATCTGAGCTGACCTCTAAAGAATATGTTTACCATGCAGAAAAAAATGCAGTAGAGCTTGAAGAAATATTTATTGGATGGTGCCATCCAGAGAAGCAGGAGAGTGATTTAAGTCCTAGTGAGGGCAAAGCAGCCAATGAGAACATCCCTCCAGCACGTCGGCGGACTAATTCTGAGTCGCTAAGGC
This portion of the Pleurodeles waltl isolate 20211129_DDA chromosome 12, aPleWal1.hap1.20221129, whole genome shotgun sequence genome encodes:
- the ZNF507 gene encoding zinc finger protein 507, whose product is MDEGHSVAVLMPKIEEQDAVVIAETIIEPTFDSIKDGTPYKRTDPLNYVIQKLSKLVENEKSKRCVLIGKRSHSDSSLSIETGIRDFPAKNIEVPPLSPPKKVKKDTPAQDGSETIPQQSKKTVCYQCSLCKSICASFELLSEHIKQHGENNEVILMCSECHYTSKQQEELEAHIRNHYESNKPPVQSKVKPQQGLHLSNAAFQGVGGVSDRCITNRRNWDCNESHTPTSTSVLGMGIKKWYTYEQYGMYRCLICSYTCGQQRMLKTHAWKHAGEVDCSYPVFEDENEPASLPDSTVAQTPQGSEAVVLSLENKVCPPNQRPLQVQMSEHFSHQLMPNESIVQGTQVLSHPDPPTVTAEIVLEEETMSDIEQDNVITDSLLSSAQKIINCSENTKGHVNVIVERLPSAEETVLQKPFIRSADIEVEKKLISEASELTSKEYVYHAEKNAVELEEIFIGWCHPEKQESDLSPSEGKAANENIPPARRRTNSESLRLHSLAAEALVTMPIRAAELTRSSFKGITEVSSKSPDTGQRPADANCSALSKIGPSVKNYSDEVNDLNWINPELVDIQRHKPDFSEVPVKMGISMSLLTVIEKLRERTDQNATDEDILKELQDNAQCQTSTDADFSGTDLVEYIPNTDRPYRCRLCHYSSGNKGYIKQHLRVHRQRQPYQCPICEHKAEDSKDLESHMINHCKTRMYQCKQCEESFYYKSQLRNHERDQHSLQDAVSAASESSPACNSNVEGKSTSEAQSASQKFYKCDVCEYTSISYIGVRNHRRIHNSDKPYRCRICDFATTNMNSLKCHMKRHPQEHQAVELMEQYKCSLCGYVCSHPPSLKSHMWKHASDQNYNYEQVNKAINDAISQSSRVQEETQSSVQDGADDMSESFFQTPENLMSLSELASQTRSEMVTSEEVQKGSILRNVVHISENSLAQPRPSMEYCVLLFCCCICGFESTSKELLMDHMKEHEGEIINIILNKDQNAAQSTI